Proteins from one Oryza sativa Japonica Group chromosome 12, ASM3414082v1 genomic window:
- the LOC4351859 gene encoding alpha-1,3-arabinosyltransferase XAT2-like codes for MKGGGGGLWRPRVESRGTFRRRLLTVTAGCFLFFIVFLLSSRHDAIVLLDTRLGVGRPTAASLRSPAAADTLPDAGSAGRRNHEAPSSPAFSSGVRETVTGVETNDDGAERGAEPAERDNAAPAAAAAISGGDQEAQPGTAAVDAAPGHDKSLRTAAATGTSPPRHEQPGETTTRADSVDQPRHPLCDLSDHRTDVCDLAGDIRMDANASAFVVVVDPAVGADGPTYKVRPYPRKGDATSMGRVTEITVRTTAAGAPPPRCTTTHAAPAVVFSISGYTGNLFHDFTDVIVPLYNTAARYCGDVQLVVTDGNAATRRWLARYGAVLRGLSRHVPLDLAAEAAAGGGEVHCFGHTVVGLRAHGELIIDRERSPDGLGMPDFTRFLRRALSLPRDAPTRPGGGHGDATKPQPRPRLLIISRRGTRLLLNTDAVARAAEQVGFEAVASELDMAGADHDDVARVARLVNSFDAVVGVHGAGLTNMVFLPPGAAAVQIVPWGGLRWLARADFGEPAVAMGLRYIQYEVAAGESTLKDKYPRDHEIFTNPTALHKKGFTFMRHTFLNGQDIIVDIDRFKPVLLRALNSLAR; via the exons atgaaaggcggcggaggcggattgTGGCGGCCGCGGGTGGAGTCACGGGGGACGTTCAGGCGGCGGCTGCTGACCGTCACCGCCGGCTGCTTCCTCTTCttcatcgtcttcctcctctcctcccgccaCGACGCCATTGTTCTCCTCGACACCCGTC TGGGAGTGGGACGTCCCACGGCGGCGTCGttgcgctcgccggcggcggccgacacCCTGCCGGACGCCGGCTCAGCTGGTCGCCGGAATCATGaggctccctcctcgccggccttTTCTTCAGGGGTTAGAGAAACGGTGACCGGGGTGgagacgaacgacgacggcgccgagaGAGGGGCGGAGCCGGCGGAGCGCGACaacgccgcgccggccgccgcggcagccATCTCCGGCGGCGATCAAGAAGCACAACCAG GTACAGCAGCCGTGGATGCGGCGCCGGGCCACGACAAATCCTTgcggaccgccgccgccaccggaacGTCTCCTCCACGGCACGAACAACCAG GGGAGACCACGACGCGTGCGGATTCGGTAGACCAGCCGCGACATCCGCTGTGCGACTTGTCCGACCACCGCACCGACGTctgcgacctcgccggcgacatccGCATGGACGCCAACGCCTcggcgttcgtcgtcgtcgtcgacccggcGGTCGGCGCGGACGGGCCGACGTACAAGGTCCGGCCGTACCCGCGGAAGGGCGACGCCACGAGCATGGGCCGCGTCACCGAGATCACGGTGCGCACGACCGCggcgggggcgccgccgccgcggtgcacGACGACGcacgcggcgccggcggtcgTGTTCTCGATCAGCGGGTACACGGGCAACCTGTTCCACGACTTCACCGACGTGATCGTCCCGCTGTACAACACCGCGGCGCGCTACTGCGGCGACGTGCAGCTCGTCGTGACGGACGGCAACGCGGCCACGCGGCGGTGGCTCGCCAGGTACGGCGCTGTCCTGCGCGGTCTGTCGCGCCACGTGCCGCTTGacctcgccgccgaggccgccgccggcggcggggaggtgcACTGCTTCGGGCACACCGTGGTCGGCctgcgcgcgcacggggagctCATCATCGACCGCGAACGCAGCCCGGACGGTCTCGGGATGCCGGACTTCACGCGGttcctccgccgcgcgctctcGCTGCCCCGCGACGCGCCCAcgcgccccggcggcggccacggcgacgcCACGAAGCCCCAACCCCGCCCGCGCCTTCTCATCATCTCCCGCCGCGGAACACGGCTTCTACTCAACACCGACGCCGTGGCGCGCGCCGCGGAGCAGGTCGGCTTCGAGGCCGTGGCAAGCGAGCTGGACATGGCCGGCGCGGACCACGACGACGTCGCGCGCGTGGCACGGCTCGTCAACTCGTTCGACGCGGTGGTGGGCGTGCACGGCGCCGGGCTGACGAACATGGTGTTCCTGCcacccggcgccgcggcggtgcaGATCGTGCCGTGGGGCGGTCTCCGGTGGCTGGCGCGGGCGGACTTCGgcgagccggcggtggcgatggggCTCAGGTACATCCAGtacgaggtcgccgccggcgagagcaCGCTCAAGGACAAGTACCCGCGAGACCACGAGATATTCACCAACCCGACGGCGCTGCACAAGAAGGGGTTCACGTTCATGAGGCACACGTTTCTGAACGGCCAGGACATCATCGTCGACATCGACCGCTTCAAGCCGGTGTTGCTCCGCGCACTCAACAGCCTCGCGCGCTAA